One Staphylococcus simiae genomic region harbors:
- the yhaM gene encoding 3'-5' exoribonuclease YhaM, producing the protein MRNVENLNPGDSVNHFFLVHKATQGVTAQGKDYMTLHLQDKSGEMEAKFWTATKKDMEIIKPEEIVHVKGDVINYRGNKQMKVNQIRLATAEDQLRTQDFIEGAPLKPEEIQEEISHFMLDIENANLQRITRHLLKKYQQQFYSFPAASSHHHNFASGLSYHVLTMLRIAKSICDIYPLLNRSLLYSAIILHDLGKVRELSGPVATSYTVEGNLLGHISIASDEVAEAARELSIDGEEVLLLRHMILSHHGKLEFGSPKLPYLKEAEILCYIDNIDAKMNMFEKAYKKTDKGQFTDKIFGLENRRFYKPESLD; encoded by the coding sequence ATGAGAAATGTAGAGAATTTAAATCCCGGAGATTCAGTTAACCATTTTTTCTTAGTGCATAAAGCGACACAAGGTGTTACTGCACAAGGTAAAGACTATATGACTTTACATTTACAAGATAAAAGTGGTGAAATGGAAGCGAAATTTTGGACAGCTACAAAAAAAGATATGGAAATTATAAAACCAGAAGAAATTGTCCATGTTAAAGGTGATGTGATTAACTATCGCGGTAATAAACAAATGAAAGTTAATCAAATTAGATTAGCCACAGCAGAAGATCAATTGAGAACACAAGATTTTATTGAAGGCGCACCTTTAAAACCGGAAGAGATTCAAGAAGAAATTTCTCATTTTATGTTAGATATTGAAAATGCTAACCTACAGCGTATTACACGTCATTTATTAAAAAAATATCAACAACAATTTTATAGTTTCCCAGCAGCAAGCTCACATCATCATAACTTTGCTAGTGGCTTAAGCTATCATGTTTTAACTATGCTACGTATTGCTAAGTCAATATGTGATATTTATCCGTTATTGAATAGAAGTTTATTGTATAGTGCTATTATTTTACATGATTTAGGTAAGGTTAGAGAGTTGAGTGGACCAGTAGCTACATCATATACAGTAGAAGGAAATTTACTTGGTCATATATCTATCGCTAGTGATGAAGTTGCTGAAGCAGCGAGAGAATTAAGTATAGATGGAGAAGAAGTATTATTATTACGACATATGATACTATCTCATCATGGCAAATTAGAATTTGGTTCTCCTAAATTACCATATTTAAAAGAAGCAGAAATATTGTGCTATATTGATAATATTGATGCCAAAATGAATATGTTTGAAAAAGCATATAAGAAAACAGACAAAGGTCAATTTACAGATAAAATATTTGGTCTAGAAAATCGTCGCTTCTATAAGCCAGAGTCATTAGATTAA
- a CDS encoding metallophosphoesterase family protein, producing the protein MVKFIHCADLHLDSPFKSKSHLSPKIFEDIQKSAYESFKNIVDIALQHEVDFVIIAGDLFDSENRTLRAEVFLQQQFERLKNEQIFVYISHGNHDPLTSNITANWPDNVSVFSNQVETYEAITKAGETIYIHGFSYQDKSSYENKIDEYPSSQGQKGIHIGVLHGTYSKSSTKDRYTEFILEDLNSKLYHYWALGHIHERQQLSDMPVINYAGNIQGRHFNEQGEKGCLLVEGDHLNLTTQFYPTQYIRFEEATIETEHTSKQGLYDEIQQFKERVRNQGKAIYRIKLVVNSESYISPQDLLQVEEMIADYEENENQFVVIDDLSISYTQNDESPLVNEFSGELLADRTVFDNAMSDLYLNPRASKYLEDYTEFNHTELVNHAEELLKAEMRGEQNDN; encoded by the coding sequence ATGGTTAAATTTATTCATTGTGCAGATTTACATTTAGATAGTCCATTCAAGTCTAAAAGTCATTTAAGCCCCAAAATATTTGAAGATATCCAAAAAAGTGCCTATGAAAGTTTTAAAAATATTGTAGATATCGCACTTCAACATGAAGTGGATTTCGTCATCATTGCTGGAGATTTATTTGATAGTGAGAATAGAACGCTTCGTGCTGAAGTATTTTTACAACAACAGTTTGAAAGATTAAAAAATGAACAAATTTTTGTCTATATAAGTCACGGTAATCATGATCCTTTAACTTCAAATATCACTGCTAATTGGCCAGATAATGTTTCAGTATTTTCAAATCAAGTAGAAACATACGAAGCTATTACGAAAGCCGGTGAAACAATTTATATTCATGGCTTTAGTTATCAAGATAAATCTAGTTATGAAAATAAAATAGACGAATATCCTTCTAGTCAAGGGCAAAAGGGGATACATATCGGTGTATTACATGGAACGTATAGCAAATCTTCAACTAAAGATCGATATACTGAATTTATTTTAGAAGATTTAAACAGTAAGTTATATCATTATTGGGCACTTGGACATATACATGAACGTCAACAATTAAGTGATATGCCAGTGATTAACTATGCTGGTAATATTCAAGGTAGACATTTTAACGAACAAGGTGAAAAAGGATGTTTATTAGTTGAAGGAGATCATTTAAATTTAACTACGCAGTTTTACCCGACGCAATACATTAGATTTGAAGAAGCAACAATTGAGACAGAACACACTTCAAAGCAAGGTTTATATGATGAAATTCAACAATTCAAAGAACGAGTGAGAAATCAAGGTAAAGCAATTTACCGTATAAAACTTGTTGTTAATAGTGAATCATATATTTCACCTCAAGATTTATTACAAGTTGAAGAAATGATTGCCGATTATGAGGAAAATGAAAATCAATTCGTTGTCATTGATGATTTATCAATTTCATATACACAAAATGATGAATCACCATTAGTAAATGAATTTTCAGGAGAATTATTAGCAGATCGTACGGTGTTTGATAATGCAATGTCTGATTTATATCTCAATCCTCGTGCTTCTAAATATTTAGAAGATTATACTGAGTTTAATCATACTGAATTAGTTAATCACGCAGAAGAATTATTAAAGGCAGAGATGAGAGGTGAACAAAATGATAATTAA
- the prsA gene encoding peptidylprolyl isomerase PrsA, whose product MKSINKLIVPLTASALLLGACGSNATDSKDNTLISSKAGDVTVADTMKKIGNEQIANASFDVMLNKILADKYKDKVNTKDIDKEIDKEQKQYGGKEQFESMLKQQNLTLDQYKEQKRTAEYQKQLLADKVDISDKEIKEDTKKASHILIKVKSKKSDKEGLDDKKAKEKAEEIQKEVAKNPDKFGEIAKKESMDTSSAKKDGSLGYVIKGQTVDSFEKALFKLKDGEVSKVVKSDYGYHIIKADKPTDFNSEKASLKSKIIEQKVQKNPKLLTDAYKDLLKEYKVDYKDRDIKKAVDDSILNPEKLKQRASQDGQTQQAGLSGMGS is encoded by the coding sequence ATGAAATCAATAAACAAGCTCATTGTTCCGCTAACTGCAAGTGCATTATTATTAGGTGCATGTGGTTCAAACGCAACAGATTCGAAAGATAACACGTTAATTTCTTCAAAAGCTGGCGATGTAACTGTTGCTGATACTATGAAAAAAATCGGTAACGAACAAATCGCAAATGCTTCTTTTGATGTCATGTTAAATAAAATTTTAGCTGATAAATATAAAGATAAAGTGAATACCAAAGATATCGATAAAGAAATTGACAAAGAGCAAAAACAATATGGCGGTAAAGAACAATTTGAAAGTATGTTAAAACAGCAAAATTTAACATTGGATCAATATAAAGAACAAAAACGTACTGCTGAATATCAAAAGCAATTATTAGCTGATAAAGTTGATATTTCTGATAAAGAAATTAAAGAAGATACTAAAAAAGCTTCACATATTTTAATTAAAGTTAAATCTAAGAAAAGTGATAAAGAAGGTTTAGATGATAAAAAGGCCAAAGAAAAAGCAGAAGAAATCCAAAAAGAAGTAGCTAAAAATCCAGATAAATTTGGAGAAATTGCTAAGAAAGAATCTATGGATACATCCTCAGCTAAAAAAGATGGTTCATTAGGTTATGTCATCAAAGGACAAACTGTTGATTCATTCGAAAAAGCTTTATTCAAACTTAAAGATGGCGAAGTTTCTAAAGTTGTTAAATCTGATTACGGTTATCATATTATCAAGGCAGATAAACCGACTGACTTTAATTCTGAAAAAGCGAGCCTAAAATCTAAAATTATAGAACAAAAAGTACAAAAAAATCCTAAACTTTTAACAGACGCATATAAAGATTTATTAAAAGAATATAAAGTAGACTACAAAGATCGTGACATTAAAAAAGCTGTCGATGATTCAATTTTAAACCCTGAAAAATTGAAACAACGTGCTTCACAAGATGGTCAAACACAACAGGCTGGTCTATCAGGAATGGGATCTTAA
- a CDS encoding ATP-binding protein, which produces MIIKSLEIYGYGQFVQRKIDFNQTFTEIFGENEAGKSTIQAFIHSILFGFPTKKSKEPRLEPRLGNQYGGKLTLMLDDDMEIEVERIKGSAQGDVKVYLPNGTVRDEAWLQKKLNYISKKTYQGIFSFDVLGLQDIHRNLHEKQLQDYLLQAGALGSTEFTSMRDIINRKKDELYKKSGKNPIINQQIEQLKQLEGQIREEEAKLETYHRLVDDRDKATRRLENLKQNLNQLSKMHEAKQKEVALHDHAQEWKALEQNLNVEPIHFPEKGIDRYEKARAHKQSLERDIGLREERLQQLLDEKHKLKPAKQSDIDAMTSLNQQQSDIKNKEFELTSIEKEIANKQREKEELQSHIGWSETHHSVDSSEAMKSHVSEQINQKQEQQAYIKQLERSLEDNKIETNAINNELDSIEEHIVADETFEKKKEYSQQVIELNEKENLYEKLKERFEIEQQQKQQRQKLLRTTFIILTIVGIGLTAFSFITQNMLFGVIFAILTIIFIIGIIMSKAKEVDYSEAITDEIAELKEQLAQLDQNYDLSFDLDEQYRHRDHWQQASKNKDILDEKRQYIEGKLNTATIRHHSLDENIANVKEELYLSPKMSNELIIDSISTMANIKALDQHIKDLNETRQQLATELTEFYEHAERVTQPLFVYFNKLSLFHDINQWLKNAEDTKTKWQSNEDNTKLISNELAHLKEQLNANNKEIDELFNFINVSNEEEFYQHHEDYQSYMSDLNRFNQLTKYLENQNYSYDLSSSLSDKTTAQLDEEDHLLATQVDEYNEQYLDMQSQVSDLNAQINHMETDSTLANLRHEYHSLKNQLNAIAKDWASLSYLQSLVDEHIKQIKDKRLPQVINEAVAILTNLTDGKYTMINYNEDSITVKHHNGQIYEPVELSQSTKELLYVALRISLIKVLRPYYPFPLIVDDAFVHFDKKRTEKMLNYLRELSQHYQVLYFTCVKDNIIPAKEVITLNKIEEGGKR; this is translated from the coding sequence ATGATAATTAAATCTCTTGAAATTTATGGCTATGGTCAGTTTGTTCAACGTAAAATTGATTTCAATCAAACATTCACAGAAATTTTTGGTGAAAATGAAGCAGGTAAATCAACGATTCAAGCATTTATCCATTCGATTCTATTTGGATTTCCAACTAAAAAATCAAAAGAACCACGACTAGAACCAAGATTAGGTAATCAATATGGTGGTAAGTTAACTTTAATGTTAGATGATGATATGGAGATTGAAGTTGAACGTATTAAAGGTAGTGCCCAAGGCGATGTTAAAGTCTATTTACCAAATGGTACTGTACGTGATGAAGCCTGGTTACAAAAGAAACTAAACTATATCTCCAAAAAGACATATCAAGGTATCTTTTCATTTGACGTATTAGGGTTACAAGATATTCATCGTAATCTTCACGAAAAACAACTTCAAGACTATTTATTACAAGCTGGAGCATTAGGTTCTACTGAATTTACGTCAATGAGAGACATTATTAATCGCAAAAAAGATGAACTTTATAAGAAATCAGGAAAAAATCCAATTATCAATCAACAAATTGAACAATTGAAACAATTGGAAGGTCAAATTCGTGAAGAAGAAGCAAAATTAGAAACATATCACCGCTTAGTAGATGATCGTGATAAAGCAACTAGACGACTTGAAAACTTAAAACAAAATTTAAACCAATTATCTAAAATGCATGAAGCAAAGCAAAAAGAAGTTGCACTACATGATCATGCTCAAGAATGGAAAGCATTAGAACAAAATTTAAATGTTGAACCAATCCATTTTCCTGAAAAGGGTATTGATAGATATGAAAAAGCAAGAGCACATAAACAATCATTAGAGCGAGATATCGGTTTGAGAGAAGAACGCTTACAACAATTGTTAGATGAAAAACACAAACTTAAACCTGCAAAACAATCTGATATCGATGCAATGACGAGTTTAAACCAACAACAAAGTGATATTAAAAATAAAGAGTTTGAATTAACATCAATAGAAAAAGAAATTGCTAATAAACAAAGAGAAAAAGAAGAATTACAATCACATATTGGATGGTCTGAAACACATCATAGTGTAGATAGCTCAGAAGCTATGAAAAGTCATGTTAGTGAACAAATTAACCAAAAACAAGAACAACAAGCATATATTAAACAACTTGAGCGTAGTCTAGAAGATAATAAAATTGAAACAAATGCGATAAATAATGAATTGGATAGTATTGAAGAACATATCGTTGCCGATGAAACATTTGAAAAGAAAAAAGAATATTCTCAACAAGTTATCGAATTAAACGAAAAAGAAAATCTATACGAAAAATTAAAAGAACGTTTTGAAATAGAGCAACAGCAGAAACAACAACGTCAAAAATTATTACGTACAACATTTATTATTCTAACAATTGTCGGAATAGGATTAACAGCATTTTCATTTATTACTCAAAATATGCTGTTTGGAGTCATTTTTGCAATATTGACTATCATTTTCATTATTGGCATCATCATGTCAAAAGCTAAAGAAGTTGATTATAGTGAAGCAATTACAGACGAAATTGCTGAATTGAAAGAACAGTTAGCACAATTAGATCAAAATTATGATTTAAGCTTTGATTTAGATGAACAATATCGTCATCGTGACCATTGGCAACAAGCAAGTAAAAATAAAGATATTTTAGATGAAAAAAGACAATATATCGAAGGTAAGTTAAATACAGCTACGATTCGTCATCATAGTTTAGATGAAAATATTGCTAATGTTAAAGAAGAATTATACTTATCTCCTAAGATGTCTAATGAATTAATAATTGATAGTATTTCAACAATGGCAAACATCAAAGCACTTGACCAGCATATCAAAGATTTAAATGAGACTCGACAACAATTAGCAACAGAGCTAACGGAATTTTACGAGCACGCTGAAAGAGTAACACAACCGCTATTTGTGTACTTTAATAAATTGTCACTGTTCCATGATATTAATCAATGGCTTAAAAATGCTGAAGATACTAAAACTAAATGGCAAAGTAATGAAGACAATACTAAATTAATCTCTAATGAATTAGCACATTTAAAAGAGCAATTAAATGCCAATAATAAAGAAATAGACGAATTGTTTAATTTCATCAATGTTTCAAATGAAGAAGAATTCTATCAACATCATGAAGATTATCAAAGTTACATGAGTGATTTAAATCGTTTTAATCAATTAACAAAGTATCTTGAAAATCAAAACTATTCATATGACTTGAGTTCAAGTTTAAGTGACAAAACAACGGCACAATTAGATGAAGAAGATCATTTATTAGCTACACAAGTCGATGAATATAATGAACAATATTTAGATATGCAGAGTCAGGTGAGTGATTTAAACGCCCAAATTAATCATATGGAAACTGATTCAACACTTGCCAATTTAAGACATGAATATCATAGTCTTAAAAATCAATTAAATGCGATTGCTAAAGACTGGGCTAGTTTAAGTTATTTACAAAGTCTAGTTGATGAACATATTAAACAAATTAAAGATAAACGTTTACCACAAGTGATTAACGAAGCAGTTGCAATTTTAACAAACTTAACTGACGGTAAATATACAATGATTAATTATAATGAAGATAGTATTACGGTGAAACATCATAATGGTCAAATATATGAACCTGTTGAATTAAGTCAGTCAACTAAAGAATTACTTTATGTAGCGTTACGTATCAGTTTAATTAAAGTATTAAGACCATATTATCCATTCCCATTAATCGTAGACGATGCATTTGTTCATTTTGATAAAAAGCGTACTGAAAAAATGTTGAATTATTTGAGAGAATTATCACAACATTATCAAGTACTTTACTTTACATGTGTTAAAGATAATATTATTCCAGCTAAAGAAGTTATTACATTAAACAAAATAGAGGAAGGCGGGAAACGATGA